Within Agarivorans litoreus, the genomic segment TCATGAATAAACTCACGCTTAAACGCAATTTCACCTTCACTATCAATTAGCCTTAGTACCGCTTGGGCCAAGGTACTCTTACCTGAGCCACTTTCACCTACAATACCCAGTGTTTCTCCGCGTTTTAGATGAAAATCGATACTGTTAACTGCTTTTATATGATCAACCGTACGCTGCAAAAAGCCACGCTTAATCGGAAACCATACTTTTAGCTTACTGGCTTCAAGTAACAGCTCTTGTTTAGCTGCTGGAAGCTGCTCACGCACGGGTTCAGAATCTAACAATACCTTTGTATACGCATGTTGCGGAGCGGCAAATAGTTGCTGGCAAGCGTTTAACTCTACCAATTCACCAGCCTTCATTACTGCGACTCGATCGGCATAGTTACGCACAACATTTAAATCGTGAGTAATAAGCAAAATTGCCATGCCTAGTTTTTGCTGTAGCTCTTTAAGCAGCTCCAAAATCTGCAATTGAATTGTGACATCCAAGGCTGTGGTCGGCTCGTCAGCAATGAGTAGCTTTGGCTCAGTGGCTAAGGCCATAGCAATCATCACCCGTTGCCTTTGCCCACCAGAAAGCTCATGAGGAAAGCTGTTTAAACGTTTTTCTGGCTCAACAATGCCCACCAAGTTTAACAACTCTAACACCCGCTCGCGCGCCTGTTGTTTATGCATGCCTCGGTGTACACACAATACTTCGCTTATTTGTTTTTCAACACTATGAAGAGGATTAAGCGAGGTAAGAGGCTCTTGAAATATCATTGCGATTTGGTCGCCACGTAAGGCCTGCAGCAGTTTTTTTGGTTGATTTAGCACCGACTTCTGCTGCAGTAAAATCTCGCCCTTAACCTCGGCTTTATCGCCCAGCAAAGACAATACCGACAGCGCAGTCACCGATTTCCCGGAACCACTCTCCCCCACCAAGGCCAAGATCTCACCAGCATAGACATCAAAACTAACTTGCTTTACTACCGGCTCTGGCAAACCAAAACAAACAGATAGCTGTTTTACTTCTAATAACTTGTTCATTGTTAGCTACCTACACTCGTTTTCTAGGGTCGAAAGCATCACGGGCTGCTTCACCAATAAATACCAACAACACTAAAATAATCGACATAGAAAAGAATGCAGTTATCCCTAACCAAGGCGCTTGCAGATTGTTCTTTCCTTGCGCCACCATTTCACCTAACGAAGGCGAGCCTGGCGGCAAACCAAAGCCTAGGTAATCTAAACCCGTTAAAGCAGTAAGCCCGCCAATAAAAATAAACGGCATAAAGGTTAACGTAGCAATCATCGCATTAGGCAAGATATGTCGTGCCATTATCGCTCGGTCGCCGACACCTAAGGCACGGGCCGCTTTTACATACTCTAAATTACGGCCTCGTAAAAACTCTGCACGTACTACATCAACCAAACTCATCCAGCTAAATAGCAGCAATATGCCTAATAACCACCAAAAGTTTGGCTGCACTAAGCTAGAAAGAATGATTAGCAAGAACATTTGCGGCATGCCTGACCAAATCTCAATGAAGCGCTGGCCAAACAGATCGACACGTCCGCCAAAGTAGCCTTGCATAGCACCTACCGCTACACCAATTACCGAGCTGCTAATCGCCAGAACTAAGGCAAACAATACCGACAAACGAAAGCCATACAATAAGCGCGAGAAAACATCTCGGCCTTGGTCATCGGTACCTAACCAGTTAACACCAGTAGGTGGAGAAGGCGATGGCACATTAAGGTTGTAATTTATGGTTCCGTAAGAAAAACGCACCGGTGGCCACAACATCCACCCACCTTGTTCTGTAATCAACTCTTGAATGTAAGGGTCCGAATAATCAGCCGCTAAATCGAAGTCTCCTCCAAAATCTAGCTCGGTGTATTCACTCACTACCGGCATCATCCATTGCTGTTGGTAGCGAATTAACACGGGTTTATCATTAGCAATAAATTCAGCAAATAAGCTAGTGAAAAACAGCAAAATAAATAGCCAAAAACTCCAGTAACCACGACGGTTAGCTTTAAACTGCAACCAACGACGCTGATTGAGCGGGCTTGCTTTAGCACGTTTCCATTGAGCTACAACTCCCATGCTAATGCCTCCCCTCAAAGTTAATCCGAGGGTCAATCATGGTATAGGTAATATCACTTATCAGCTTAAGCACTAAACCAATTAAGGTAGACATATACAAGGTACCAAACACCACAGGGTAATCACGATTAACCACCGCCTCAAAGCCCAGCAAACCCAAGCCATCGAGAGAGAAAATAACTTCGATCATGAATGAACCGGTTAAGAAAATACTGATTAAAGTTGCAGGTAAACTCGAGATAACCAGTAACATCGCATTACGAAAAACATGGCCGTAAAGTACCCGATTTTCGGTTAAGCCCTTAGCGCGCGCAGTAAGCACATATTGCTTGTTAATCTCATCTAGGAAGGAGTTTTTGGTCAGCATAGTTAGGGTGGCAAAACTGCTAATTACCATTGCCGTTACCGGTAAGGCGAGGTGCCAAAAGTAATCACCCACTTTGCCTAGCAAGCTTAGTTCGTCCCAGTTGCTGGACGTTAACCCACGCAACGGGAACCAATCCCAATAACTGCCACCAGCAAAAAGCACAATCAGCATAATCGCGAATAAGAAATTGGGAATGGCAAAACCAATGGTAACCGCCGTTGAACTCCATATATCAAAGCGGCTGCCGTGTTGCACCGCTTTGCGGATGCCTAATGGAATGGAGATCCCGTAGACTAGTAGAGTGGTCCATAAGCCCAAGGAAATAGACACCGGCATCTTTTCTAGAATTAAATCAACGACAGAGCTGTCACGATAAAAACTGTCGCCAAAGTCGAAACGAAGGTAGTTGCCTAGCATCTCAAAATAGCGCTCGTGTAAGGGTTTATCAAAACCATACAGTTGCTCTAGCTCTTCAACCAGCTCTGGTGGTAAACCTTGTGCTCCGCGATACTGGCTAGAACTCCCGCCATTATTAGATTGAATAATCTCGGTATCTACACCGGAATCAACGCGGCGAGTAGCTGAGGTATCAATGCCTTGTATCTTAGCAATGGCTTGCTCAACCGGCCCACCCGGTGCAGATTGAATAATAATGAAATTAAGAGTCATGATCCCCAGCAATGTGGGGATCATCAATAATAAACGTCGAAGAATGTAGCTAGTCATTGGGTAACTATTCAACCCACCAGCTATCTAAACCCAGCGCATATTTAGGGTTACGCTCAGGTCGTTTAAGTTTATCCCAATAGGCCACTCGCCAAGCATTTAAGTGCCATTGCGGCACTACGTAATAAGACCACAACAATACTCGGTCTAAGGCACGGGTTGCATCTATAAGTGCTTGTCGGTCCTCGGCAGCAATTACCGCTTCAATCAACGAGTCGATAACCGGGCTATTTACACCAATGATATTACGCGAACCAACTTGCTCAGCCGCTTTACTTCCCCAAAAGTCACGCTGTTCATTACCCGGAGATGACGACTGACCAAAGCTGCCAACCACCATATCAAAATCAAAGTTCTGCACCCGATTCACATATTGAGATACATCAACTACGCGAACTTCGGTGCTAATGCCAATTTTTTGTAAGTTGCGCGTGTAAGGTAATACGATGCGCTCAAAACTCTTTTGGTATAGCAAAAACTCAATGTGCATTTGCTTGCCGTTAGCATCCAGCAGTTTGCCTTTGTTTAAACTCCAACCCGCCTCTTTTAGCAGCGCTAAAGCTTGACGCATTTGTGGCCTAATATTACCGTCGCCACGGGTTTTATCTAAAGTAAATTCTTTAGTGAATAACTCTTGCGGCAGCTGCTTTTTAAAAGGCTCCAACAATGCCAACTCACCCCCCTCTGGTAAGCCCGTTGATGCTAACTCTGAAGCAGCAAAATAGCTGTTCGTGCGTTTGTATGCCCCGTAAAAAAGTTGCTCGTTAGTCCATTCAAAATCAAACAACAAACCAATCGCTTTACGCACTTCGGTTTGCTTGAACAAATCGCGACGGGTATTAAATACAAAGCCCTGCATGCCTTGTGGATTTTCGTTACTTAAGGTGTCGGTATGTACTTTGCCGCTATCAAACATTGGGCCGGTATATGCGGTTGCCCAGTCCTTAGCACTGGTTTCGATGCGGTAATCAATACGGCCCGATTTAAACGCTTCTAGCGCTACTGACGAATCTCGGTAGTACTCATATTTAATCTCAGCAAAATTATGTCGCCCTCGATTAATCGGTAAATCCTTAGCCCAATAATCCTCTACCAGTTGGTAACTCACCGAGCGGCCAGTATCAAACTCGCCCAGTTTATAAGGACCAGAGCCAAGCGGAATGGTTAAATCGGCTTTAGAAAAGTCATGTTTTTGCCAAAAGTGCTTAGGCAATATCGGCAGTTGCCCCAAGATAAGTGGTAACTCGCGATTGGTGCCATCAGCAAAGGTAAAACGCACACTAGATGCAGACTCGGCTTTTACCTCTTTAACACTGCCGTAATAAGCACGATAAAAAGGTGCACCTTTTTCGATCAATAAGTTAAAGGTAAAAACAACATCTTCTGCAGTGACTGGTTTGCCATCGTGAAAACGCGCTTCAGGACGAAGGTTAAAGCGAACCCAAGAACGATCCGCTGGTAAATCGATACTCTCGGCCAGCAAACCGTATTGAGCGAATGCTTCATCATCGTTGCTGGTTAACAAGGTGTCGTATATCTGGCCAACACCTGCGGCAGAATTGCCTTTAACGATGAAGGGGTTAAAAGTATCAAAGGTGCCTTGTGCTTCATGGGTCACACTGCCCTGCTTGGGCGCATTAACATTCACATAAGGAAGATGGCTAAAATCTGCGGCTAAGGCAGGTTCACCGTGCATCACTAGGGCGTGGGAGCGAA encodes:
- a CDS encoding ABC transporter ATP-binding protein, producing MNKLLEVKQLSVCFGLPEPVVKQVSFDVYAGEILALVGESGSGKSVTALSVLSLLGDKAEVKGEILLQQKSVLNQPKKLLQALRGDQIAMIFQEPLTSLNPLHSVEKQISEVLCVHRGMHKQQARERVLELLNLVGIVEPEKRLNSFPHELSGGQRQRVMIAMALATEPKLLIADEPTTALDVTIQLQILELLKELQQKLGMAILLITHDLNVVRNYADRVAVMKAGELVELNACQQLFAAPQHAYTKVLLDSEPVREQLPAAKQELLLEASKLKVWFPIKRGFLQRTVDHIKAVNSIDFHLKRGETLGIVGESGSGKSTLAQAVLRLIDSEGEIAFKREFIHDYGVKQMRPLRRFMQIVFQDPFSSLSPRMSVLQIIGEGLSLHFSLNEQQLKQRVSEALQDVGLEPETMHRYPHEFSGGQRQRISLARALVLKPEVLILDEPTSALDSTVQKQLLELLKKLQVKYNLSYLFISHDLAVIRALCHRVMVMQHGQLVEQGETEQIFSNAKQDYTRRLINAALI
- a CDS encoding ABC transporter permease, translated to MGVVAQWKRAKASPLNQRRWLQFKANRRGYWSFWLFILLFFTSLFAEFIANDKPVLIRYQQQWMMPVVSEYTELDFGGDFDLAADYSDPYIQELITEQGGWMLWPPVRFSYGTINYNLNVPSPSPPTGVNWLGTDDQGRDVFSRLLYGFRLSVLFALVLAISSSVIGVAVGAMQGYFGGRVDLFGQRFIEIWSGMPQMFLLIILSSLVQPNFWWLLGILLLFSWMSLVDVVRAEFLRGRNLEYVKAARALGVGDRAIMARHILPNAMIATLTFMPFIFIGGLTALTGLDYLGFGLPPGSPSLGEMVAQGKNNLQAPWLGITAFFSMSIILVLLVFIGEAARDAFDPRKRV
- a CDS encoding microcin C ABC transporter permease YejB translates to MTSYILRRLLLMIPTLLGIMTLNFIIIQSAPGGPVEQAIAKIQGIDTSATRRVDSGVDTEIIQSNNGGSSSQYRGAQGLPPELVEELEQLYGFDKPLHERYFEMLGNYLRFDFGDSFYRDSSVVDLILEKMPVSISLGLWTTLLVYGISIPLGIRKAVQHGSRFDIWSSTAVTIGFAIPNFLFAIMLIVLFAGGSYWDWFPLRGLTSSNWDELSLLGKVGDYFWHLALPVTAMVISSFATLTMLTKNSFLDEINKQYVLTARAKGLTENRVLYGHVFRNAMLLVISSLPATLISIFLTGSFMIEVIFSLDGLGLLGFEAVVNRDYPVVFGTLYMSTLIGLVLKLISDITYTMIDPRINFEGRH
- a CDS encoding extracellular solute-binding protein, with translation MKWLLSAFALLVLNVAHAEDFVRSHALVMHGEPALAADFSHLPYVNVNAPKQGSVTHEAQGTFDTFNPFIVKGNSAAGVGQIYDTLLTSNDDEAFAQYGLLAESIDLPADRSWVRFNLRPEARFHDGKPVTAEDVVFTFNLLIEKGAPFYRAYYGSVKEVKAESASSVRFTFADGTNRELPLILGQLPILPKHFWQKHDFSKADLTIPLGSGPYKLGEFDTGRSVSYQLVEDYWAKDLPINRGRHNFAEIKYEYYRDSSVALEAFKSGRIDYRIETSAKDWATAYTGPMFDSGKVHTDTLSNENPQGMQGFVFNTRRDLFKQTEVRKAIGLLFDFEWTNEQLFYGAYKRTNSYFAASELASTGLPEGGELALLEPFKKQLPQELFTKEFTLDKTRGDGNIRPQMRQALALLKEAGWSLNKGKLLDANGKQMHIEFLLYQKSFERIVLPYTRNLQKIGISTEVRVVDVSQYVNRVQNFDFDMVVGSFGQSSSPGNEQRDFWGSKAAEQVGSRNIIGVNSPVIDSLIEAVIAAEDRQALIDATRALDRVLLWSYYVVPQWHLNAWRVAYWDKLKRPERNPKYALGLDSWWVE